In Syngnathus scovelli strain Florida chromosome 10, RoL_Ssco_1.2, whole genome shotgun sequence, the following are encoded in one genomic region:
- the atp13a3 gene encoding polyamine-transporting ATPase 13A3 isoform X2: MEKEDLKVLNKGEDEEMELRGYRLCRWRLTLVGLGVLCTGGFLLLLLYWMPEWCVKATCIPTTACDAEVVLLRSTDEFRRWFLAKVRVILAPGSNPFHNLETQTTSPSPSPPPFSFSSSSSSLANGDTHHSSHGIPTQELIRRYAEYPPTKIHYFTLHSTKYYWNDRVQNFEVLTGLDDLNVTAAILHSEHSKGLTRNQQEYRRLFFGLNEIEVKVPSVFKLLIKEVLNPFYIFQLFSVILWSADEYYYYAIAIVIMSLISIATSLYTIKKQYVMLHDMVAAHSIVRVSVCRANNDIEEIMSTDLVPGDVIVIPSNGTIMPCDAVLVSGTCIVNESMLTGESVPVTKTNLPNQLPGESGDEALSAYSIEEHKRHTLFCGTNVIQTRFYTGELVKAVVVRTGFSTAKGQLVRSILYPKPTDFKLYRDAYLFLLCLVGVAGIGFVYSIALSIMNKVPAKTIIIESLDIITITVPPALPAAMTTGIMYAQQRLKKIGIFCISPQRINICGQINLFCFDKTGTLTEDGLDLWGVQRVENGSFLQSDEKASKENLVKSQFVACMATCHSLTKIEGQLSGDPLDLKMFEATGWILEEATEEETALHNRIMPTVVRPTKQLLPSQPPLAEQDMELYDLPSQYEIGIVRQFPFSSALQRMSVVARLLGEKRMDSYMKGAPEVVARHCKTETVPDNFAEVLEGYTKQGFRVIALAHRRLESKLTWHKVQNVNRDHIETNMEFLGLIIMQNKLKTETPAVLQDLHRANIRTVMVTGDNMLTAISVARDCGMILPQDTVIISEAIPPHDGQTARITWRCADKPSMAAHLEDVSISLDDVNEPKQQERYHFAMNGKSFAIISEHFPDMLPKLVLHGTVFARMAPDQKTQLIEALQDVEYFVGMCGDGANDCGALKRAHSGISLSELEASVASPFTSRTPNISCVPSLIREGRAALITSFCVFKFMALYSIIQYISVTLLYSILSNLGDFQFLFIDIAIILVVVFTMSLNPAWKELVAHPPPSGLISAPLLLSVLSQILICFGFQMVTFFWVQIQPWYTTWTPLSDACNASSHTNMSNLNETEVDDHNIQNYENTSLFYVSCFQYLLVAIVFSKGKPFRQPSYKNWRFVVTALILYTFLLTNMFYPVEAIDEFLQIVCVPRDWILKLVLVIVANAVVSVVVEKGFELLAADKCLCCPDKVTRKARYMHLAQELSMDPDWPPKPTTTTEAKACPENGSSYQMKSIS, from the exons ATGGAGAAGGAAGACCTAAAGGTCCTCAACAAGGGGGAAGATGAAGAGATG GAGTTGCGAGGCTACCGATTGTGCCGCTGGCGACTGACACTGGTGGGTCTTGGGGTACTCTGTACGGGGGGCTTCCTACTCCTGCTGCTCTACTGGATGCCAGAGTGGTGCGTCAAGGCCACCTGCATCCCTACCACAGCCTGTGATGCCGAAGTGGTGTTGCTGCGTTCTAcg GATGAATTCCGGCGCTGGTTCCTGGCTAAGGTTCGAGTGATTCTAGCCCCAGGAAGCAACCCCTTCCACAACCTGGAGACCCAGACCACCTCCCCTTCCCCGTCCCCCCCTCCTTtttccttctcctcttcctcttcatctTTAGCCAATGGAGACACTCACCACTCTTCTCATGGGATCCCCACTCAGGAGCTCATCAGAAGATATGCGGAATACCCACCCACCAAG ATACATTATTTTACCCTACACAGCACAAAATATTATTGGAATGATAGAGTGCAGAACTTTGAAGTTTTAAC AGGCCTGGATGATCTCAATGTTACTGCTGCCATTCTCCACTCAGAGCACAGCAAAGGCCTAACCAGGAACCAGCAAGAGTACAG GAGACTGTTTTTTGGATTGAATGAAATTGAAGTGAAAGTGCCTTCTGTTTTCAAGCTGCTTATCAAAGAG GTCCTAAATCCTTTCTATATCTTCCAACTCTTCAGTGTGATATTGTGGAGTGCCGACGAATATTACTATTATGCTATTGCCATTGTTATCATGTCCTTAATATCCATAGCTACCTCTCTATATACCATCAAAAAG CAATACGTCATGCTTCATGATATGGTGGCAGCTCACAGTATTGTACGTGTATCTGTATGCCGAGCCAATAATG ATATTGAAGAAATTATGTCTACTGATTTGGTGCCTGGGGATGTAATCGTCATCCCCAGCAATGGGACCATTATGCCATGTGATGCCGTGCTGGTCAGCGGCACTTGCATTGTCAATGAAAGCATGCTTACAG GTGAAAGTGTTCCAGTGACAAAGACCAACCTTCCAAACCAGTTGCCAGGGGAGAGTGGCGATGAGGCTTTGAGTGCCTATAGCATAGAGGAGCATAAGCGACACACACTCTTCTGTGGAACTAATGTCATCCAGACACGTTTTTACACTGGTGAACTGGTCAAAGCTGTAGTAGTCCGCACAG GCTTCAGCACAGCCAAAGGCCAGTTGGTACGCTCCATCCTATACCCCAAACCTACAGACTTCAAGCTGTACCGTGATGCCTACCTTTTTCTGTTGTGTCTGGTGGGCGTGGCTGGGATTGGCTTTGTCTACTCCATCGCCCTTAGCATCATGAACAAG GTGCCAGCCAAGACCATCATCATCGAATCCCTGGACATTATTACCATCACGGTTCCCCCGGCGCTGCCCGCAGCCATGACAACTGGTATTATGTATGCCCAACAACGCCTTAAAAAAATTGGCATTTTTTGCATCAGCCCTCAAAGGATTAATATTTGTGGGCAGATCAATCTGTTCTGCTTTGACAAG ACAGGAACTCTTACGGAAGACGGTTTAGACTTATGGGGAGTCCAAAGAGTAGAGAATGGAAG TTTCCTGCAATCAGATGAAAAAGCCTCCAAGGAAAATCTAGTAAAGTCCCAGTTTGTTGCCTGCATGGCCACATGCCATTCTCTTACCAAAATAGAGGGCCAGTTGTCTGGAGATCCACTGGACCTCAAAATGTTTGAGGCTACTGGTTGG ATCCTGGAGGAAGCCACTGAGGAAGAAACGGCTCTCCACAATCGCATCATGCCGACTGTGGTTAGACCCACAAAGCAGCTGTTGCCCTCACAGCCACCATTAGCAGAGCAGGACATG GAACTTTATGACCTGCct TCTCAATATGAGATAGGTATTGTGCGGCAGTTTCCATTTTCCTCTGCGCTCCAGAGGATGAGTGTGGTTGCTCGCCTGTTAGGGGAGAAACGTATGGATTCCTACATGAAGGGAGCACCAGAGGTGGTGGCTCGCCACTGCAAGACCGAAACAG TGCCAGATAATTTTGCAGAGGTCTTGGAGGGTTACACCAAGCAAGGCTTCCGAGTAATAGCTTTGGCTCATCGTCGTCTTGAATCTAAACTCACGTGGCACAAGGTCCAGAATGTAAACAG AGATCACATCGAGACAAACATGGAGTTCCTGGGTTTAATAATCATGCAGAATAAGTTGAAAACCGAAACGCCGGCAGTTCTGCAAGATCTCCACAGAGCCAACATTCGTACTGTCATGGTTACGG GCGATAACATGCTGACAGCCATCTCTGTGGCTCGGGACTGTGGAATGATCCTTCCACAGGACACGGTCATTATTTCAGAAGCAATCCCTCCACATGATGGACAGACTGCCAGGATCACATGGAGGTGTGCAGACAAGCCAAGTATGGCAGCACATCTTGAG GATGTGAGCATCAGCCTGGATGATGTAAATGAGCCCAAACAACAAGAGCGTTACCATTTTGCCATGAACGGAAAGTCATTTGCAATCATCTCGGAGCATTTCCCAGACATGCTTCCAAAG TTGGTGCTACATGGAACAGTGTTTGCCAGAATGGCCCCGGATCAGAAAACCCAACTCATTGAGGCATTACAGGATGTGGA ATACTTTGTGGGAATGTGTGGAGATGGAGCAAACGACTGTGGA gCGTTGAAAAGGGCTCATAGTGGCATCTCTTTGTCAGAGCTCGAAGCTTCTGTGGCCTCTCCATTCACCTCCAGAACGCCTAATATCTCATGTGTCCCAAGCCTCATCAG GGAAGGCCGTGCTGCCCTCATCACCTCCTTTTGTGTATTCAAGTTCATGGCCCTTTACAGCATCATCCAATACATTAGTGTCACTCTCCTCTACTCC ATTCTCAGTAACCTTGGAGATTTCCAGTTCCTTTTCATCGATATAGCCATCATCCTTGTCGTTGTCTTCACCA TGAGTCTGAACCCGGCATGGAAAGAACTAGTTGCACATCCTCCTCCATCGGGCCTGATCTCAGCGCCTCTGCTCTTATCTGTGCTAAGCCAGATACTCATCTGCTTTGGCTTCCAGATGGTTACTTTTTTTTGGGTCCAAATCCAGCCTTGGTACACCACCTGGACACCGCTTTCAGA TGCCTGCAACGCGTCTTCACACACAAATATGTCCAACCTCAATGAAACCGAAGTCGATGACCACAACATCCAAAATTATGAGAACACCAGCCTTTTCTATGTTTCCTGCTTCCAGTACCTTTTGGTTGCCATTGTCTTCTCAAAGGGCAAACCTTTTAGGCAACCAAGCTACAAGAATT GGCGTTTTGTCGTGACTGCTTTGATTTTGTACACTTTCCTCCTCACCAACATGTTCTACCCTGTTGAAGCCATAGATGAATTTCTACAG ATTGTTTGTGTTCCTCGTGATTGGATACTAAAACTCGTGCTTGTCATCGTGGCCAACGCTGTCGTGTCAGTTGTGGTAGAG
- the atp13a3 gene encoding polyamine-transporting ATPase 13A3 isoform X1 — protein MEKEDLKVLNKGEDEEMELRGYRLCRWRLTLVGLGVLCTGGFLLLLLYWMPEWCVKATCIPTTACDAEVVLLRSTDEFRRWFLAKVRVILAPGSNPFHNLETQTTSPSPSPPPFSFSSSSSSLANGDTHHSSHGIPTQELIRRYAEYPPTKIHYFTLHSTKYYWNDRVQNFEVLTGLDDLNVTAAILHSEHSKGLTRNQQEYRRLFFGLNEIEVKVPSVFKLLIKEVLNPFYIFQLFSVILWSADEYYYYAIAIVIMSLISIATSLYTIKKQYVMLHDMVAAHSIVRVSVCRANNDIEEIMSTDLVPGDVIVIPSNGTIMPCDAVLVSGTCIVNESMLTGESVPVTKTNLPNQLPGESGDEALSAYSIEEHKRHTLFCGTNVIQTRFYTGELVKAVVVRTGFSTAKGQLVRSILYPKPTDFKLYRDAYLFLLCLVGVAGIGFVYSIALSIMNKVPAKTIIIESLDIITITVPPALPAAMTTGIMYAQQRLKKIGIFCISPQRINICGQINLFCFDKTGTLTEDGLDLWGVQRVENGSFLQSDEKASKENLVKSQFVACMATCHSLTKIEGQLSGDPLDLKMFEATGWILEEATEEETALHNRIMPTVVRPTKQLLPSQPPLAEQDMELYDLPSQYEIGIVRQFPFSSALQRMSVVARLLGEKRMDSYMKGAPEVVARHCKTETVPDNFAEVLEGYTKQGFRVIALAHRRLESKLTWHKVQNVNRDHIETNMEFLGLIIMQNKLKTETPAVLQDLHRANIRTVMVTGDNMLTAISVARDCGMILPQDTVIISEAIPPHDGQTARITWRCADKPSMAAHLEDVSISLDDVNEPKQQERYHFAMNGKSFAIISEHFPDMLPKLVLHGTVFARMAPDQKTQLIEALQDVEYFVGMCGDGANDCGALKRAHSGISLSELEASVASPFTSRTPNISCVPSLIREGRAALITSFCVFKFMALYSIIQYISVTLLYSILSNLGDFQFLFIDIAIILVVVFTMSLNPAWKELVAHPPPSGLISAPLLLSVLSQILICFGFQMVTFFWVQIQPWYTTWTPLSDACNASSHTNMSNLNETEVDDHNIQNYENTSLFYVSCFQYLLVAIVFSKGKPFRQPSYKNWRFVVTALILYTFLLTNMFYPVEAIDEFLQIVCVPRDWILKLVLVIVANAVVSVVVETFIIDIILWKFVFSRDKQGITPAAPPPQKGFELLAADKCLCCPDKVTRKARYMHLAQELSMDPDWPPKPTTTTEAKACPENGSSYQMKSIS, from the exons ATGGAGAAGGAAGACCTAAAGGTCCTCAACAAGGGGGAAGATGAAGAGATG GAGTTGCGAGGCTACCGATTGTGCCGCTGGCGACTGACACTGGTGGGTCTTGGGGTACTCTGTACGGGGGGCTTCCTACTCCTGCTGCTCTACTGGATGCCAGAGTGGTGCGTCAAGGCCACCTGCATCCCTACCACAGCCTGTGATGCCGAAGTGGTGTTGCTGCGTTCTAcg GATGAATTCCGGCGCTGGTTCCTGGCTAAGGTTCGAGTGATTCTAGCCCCAGGAAGCAACCCCTTCCACAACCTGGAGACCCAGACCACCTCCCCTTCCCCGTCCCCCCCTCCTTtttccttctcctcttcctcttcatctTTAGCCAATGGAGACACTCACCACTCTTCTCATGGGATCCCCACTCAGGAGCTCATCAGAAGATATGCGGAATACCCACCCACCAAG ATACATTATTTTACCCTACACAGCACAAAATATTATTGGAATGATAGAGTGCAGAACTTTGAAGTTTTAAC AGGCCTGGATGATCTCAATGTTACTGCTGCCATTCTCCACTCAGAGCACAGCAAAGGCCTAACCAGGAACCAGCAAGAGTACAG GAGACTGTTTTTTGGATTGAATGAAATTGAAGTGAAAGTGCCTTCTGTTTTCAAGCTGCTTATCAAAGAG GTCCTAAATCCTTTCTATATCTTCCAACTCTTCAGTGTGATATTGTGGAGTGCCGACGAATATTACTATTATGCTATTGCCATTGTTATCATGTCCTTAATATCCATAGCTACCTCTCTATATACCATCAAAAAG CAATACGTCATGCTTCATGATATGGTGGCAGCTCACAGTATTGTACGTGTATCTGTATGCCGAGCCAATAATG ATATTGAAGAAATTATGTCTACTGATTTGGTGCCTGGGGATGTAATCGTCATCCCCAGCAATGGGACCATTATGCCATGTGATGCCGTGCTGGTCAGCGGCACTTGCATTGTCAATGAAAGCATGCTTACAG GTGAAAGTGTTCCAGTGACAAAGACCAACCTTCCAAACCAGTTGCCAGGGGAGAGTGGCGATGAGGCTTTGAGTGCCTATAGCATAGAGGAGCATAAGCGACACACACTCTTCTGTGGAACTAATGTCATCCAGACACGTTTTTACACTGGTGAACTGGTCAAAGCTGTAGTAGTCCGCACAG GCTTCAGCACAGCCAAAGGCCAGTTGGTACGCTCCATCCTATACCCCAAACCTACAGACTTCAAGCTGTACCGTGATGCCTACCTTTTTCTGTTGTGTCTGGTGGGCGTGGCTGGGATTGGCTTTGTCTACTCCATCGCCCTTAGCATCATGAACAAG GTGCCAGCCAAGACCATCATCATCGAATCCCTGGACATTATTACCATCACGGTTCCCCCGGCGCTGCCCGCAGCCATGACAACTGGTATTATGTATGCCCAACAACGCCTTAAAAAAATTGGCATTTTTTGCATCAGCCCTCAAAGGATTAATATTTGTGGGCAGATCAATCTGTTCTGCTTTGACAAG ACAGGAACTCTTACGGAAGACGGTTTAGACTTATGGGGAGTCCAAAGAGTAGAGAATGGAAG TTTCCTGCAATCAGATGAAAAAGCCTCCAAGGAAAATCTAGTAAAGTCCCAGTTTGTTGCCTGCATGGCCACATGCCATTCTCTTACCAAAATAGAGGGCCAGTTGTCTGGAGATCCACTGGACCTCAAAATGTTTGAGGCTACTGGTTGG ATCCTGGAGGAAGCCACTGAGGAAGAAACGGCTCTCCACAATCGCATCATGCCGACTGTGGTTAGACCCACAAAGCAGCTGTTGCCCTCACAGCCACCATTAGCAGAGCAGGACATG GAACTTTATGACCTGCct TCTCAATATGAGATAGGTATTGTGCGGCAGTTTCCATTTTCCTCTGCGCTCCAGAGGATGAGTGTGGTTGCTCGCCTGTTAGGGGAGAAACGTATGGATTCCTACATGAAGGGAGCACCAGAGGTGGTGGCTCGCCACTGCAAGACCGAAACAG TGCCAGATAATTTTGCAGAGGTCTTGGAGGGTTACACCAAGCAAGGCTTCCGAGTAATAGCTTTGGCTCATCGTCGTCTTGAATCTAAACTCACGTGGCACAAGGTCCAGAATGTAAACAG AGATCACATCGAGACAAACATGGAGTTCCTGGGTTTAATAATCATGCAGAATAAGTTGAAAACCGAAACGCCGGCAGTTCTGCAAGATCTCCACAGAGCCAACATTCGTACTGTCATGGTTACGG GCGATAACATGCTGACAGCCATCTCTGTGGCTCGGGACTGTGGAATGATCCTTCCACAGGACACGGTCATTATTTCAGAAGCAATCCCTCCACATGATGGACAGACTGCCAGGATCACATGGAGGTGTGCAGACAAGCCAAGTATGGCAGCACATCTTGAG GATGTGAGCATCAGCCTGGATGATGTAAATGAGCCCAAACAACAAGAGCGTTACCATTTTGCCATGAACGGAAAGTCATTTGCAATCATCTCGGAGCATTTCCCAGACATGCTTCCAAAG TTGGTGCTACATGGAACAGTGTTTGCCAGAATGGCCCCGGATCAGAAAACCCAACTCATTGAGGCATTACAGGATGTGGA ATACTTTGTGGGAATGTGTGGAGATGGAGCAAACGACTGTGGA gCGTTGAAAAGGGCTCATAGTGGCATCTCTTTGTCAGAGCTCGAAGCTTCTGTGGCCTCTCCATTCACCTCCAGAACGCCTAATATCTCATGTGTCCCAAGCCTCATCAG GGAAGGCCGTGCTGCCCTCATCACCTCCTTTTGTGTATTCAAGTTCATGGCCCTTTACAGCATCATCCAATACATTAGTGTCACTCTCCTCTACTCC ATTCTCAGTAACCTTGGAGATTTCCAGTTCCTTTTCATCGATATAGCCATCATCCTTGTCGTTGTCTTCACCA TGAGTCTGAACCCGGCATGGAAAGAACTAGTTGCACATCCTCCTCCATCGGGCCTGATCTCAGCGCCTCTGCTCTTATCTGTGCTAAGCCAGATACTCATCTGCTTTGGCTTCCAGATGGTTACTTTTTTTTGGGTCCAAATCCAGCCTTGGTACACCACCTGGACACCGCTTTCAGA TGCCTGCAACGCGTCTTCACACACAAATATGTCCAACCTCAATGAAACCGAAGTCGATGACCACAACATCCAAAATTATGAGAACACCAGCCTTTTCTATGTTTCCTGCTTCCAGTACCTTTTGGTTGCCATTGTCTTCTCAAAGGGCAAACCTTTTAGGCAACCAAGCTACAAGAATT GGCGTTTTGTCGTGACTGCTTTGATTTTGTACACTTTCCTCCTCACCAACATGTTCTACCCTGTTGAAGCCATAGATGAATTTCTACAG ATTGTTTGTGTTCCTCGTGATTGGATACTAAAACTCGTGCTTGTCATCGTGGCCAACGCTGTCGTGTCAGTTGTGGTAGAG
- the atp13a3 gene encoding polyamine-transporting ATPase 13A3 isoform X3 has product MEKEDLKVLNKGEDEEMELRGYRLCRWRLTLVGLGVLCTGGFLLLLLYWMPEWCVKATCIPTTACDAEVVLLRSTDEFRRWFLAKVRVILAPGSNPFHNLETQTTSPSPSPPPFSFSSSSSSLANGDTHHSSHGIPTQELIRRYAEYPPTKIHYFTLHSTKYYWNDRVQNFEVLTGLDDLNVTAAILHSEHSKGLTRNQQEYRRLFFGLNEIEVKVPSVFKLLIKEVLNPFYIFQLFSVILWSADEYYYYAIAIVIMSLISIATSLYTIKKQYVMLHDMVAAHSIVRVSVCRANNDIEEIMSTDLVPGDVIVIPSNGTIMPCDAVLVSGTCIVNESMLTGESVPVTKTNLPNQLPGESGDEALSAYSIEEHKRHTLFCGTNVIQTRFYTGELVKAVVVRTGFSTAKGQLVRSILYPKPTDFKLYRDAYLFLLCLVGVAGIGFVYSIALSIMNKVPAKTIIIESLDIITITVPPALPAAMTTGIMYAQQRLKKIGIFCISPQRINICGQINLFCFDKTGTLTEDGLDLWGVQRVENGSFLQSDEKASKENLVKSQFVACMATCHSLTKIEGQLSGDPLDLKMFEATGWILEEATEEETALHNRIMPTVVRPTKQLLPSQPPLAEQDMELYDLPSQYEIGIVRQFPFSSALQRMSVVARLLGEKRMDSYMKGAPEVVARHCKTETVPDNFAEVLEGYTKQGFRVIALAHRRLESKLTWHKVQNVNRDHIETNMEFLGLIIMQNKLKTETPAVLQDLHRANIRTVMVTGDNMLTAISVARDCGMILPQDTVIISEAIPPHDGQTARITWRCADKPSMAAHLEDVSISLDDVNEPKQQERYHFAMNGKSFAIISEHFPDMLPKLVLHGTVFARMAPDQKTQLIEALQDVEYFVGMCGDGANDCGALKRAHSGISLSELEASVASPFTSRTPNISCVPSLIREGRAALITSFCVFKFMALYSIIQYISVTLLYSILSNLGDFQFLFIDIAIILVVVFTMSLNPAWKELVAHPPPSGLISAPLLLSVLSQILICFGFQMVTFFWVQIQPWYTTWTPLSDACNASSHTNMSNLNETEVDDHNIQNYENTSLFYVSCFQYLLVAIVFSKGKPFRQPSYKNWRFVVTALILYTFLLTNMFYPVEAIDEFLQIVCVPRDWILKLVLVIVANAVVSVVVETFIIDIILWKFVFSRDKQGITPAAPPPQVGPHNERRRKN; this is encoded by the exons ATGGAGAAGGAAGACCTAAAGGTCCTCAACAAGGGGGAAGATGAAGAGATG GAGTTGCGAGGCTACCGATTGTGCCGCTGGCGACTGACACTGGTGGGTCTTGGGGTACTCTGTACGGGGGGCTTCCTACTCCTGCTGCTCTACTGGATGCCAGAGTGGTGCGTCAAGGCCACCTGCATCCCTACCACAGCCTGTGATGCCGAAGTGGTGTTGCTGCGTTCTAcg GATGAATTCCGGCGCTGGTTCCTGGCTAAGGTTCGAGTGATTCTAGCCCCAGGAAGCAACCCCTTCCACAACCTGGAGACCCAGACCACCTCCCCTTCCCCGTCCCCCCCTCCTTtttccttctcctcttcctcttcatctTTAGCCAATGGAGACACTCACCACTCTTCTCATGGGATCCCCACTCAGGAGCTCATCAGAAGATATGCGGAATACCCACCCACCAAG ATACATTATTTTACCCTACACAGCACAAAATATTATTGGAATGATAGAGTGCAGAACTTTGAAGTTTTAAC AGGCCTGGATGATCTCAATGTTACTGCTGCCATTCTCCACTCAGAGCACAGCAAAGGCCTAACCAGGAACCAGCAAGAGTACAG GAGACTGTTTTTTGGATTGAATGAAATTGAAGTGAAAGTGCCTTCTGTTTTCAAGCTGCTTATCAAAGAG GTCCTAAATCCTTTCTATATCTTCCAACTCTTCAGTGTGATATTGTGGAGTGCCGACGAATATTACTATTATGCTATTGCCATTGTTATCATGTCCTTAATATCCATAGCTACCTCTCTATATACCATCAAAAAG CAATACGTCATGCTTCATGATATGGTGGCAGCTCACAGTATTGTACGTGTATCTGTATGCCGAGCCAATAATG ATATTGAAGAAATTATGTCTACTGATTTGGTGCCTGGGGATGTAATCGTCATCCCCAGCAATGGGACCATTATGCCATGTGATGCCGTGCTGGTCAGCGGCACTTGCATTGTCAATGAAAGCATGCTTACAG GTGAAAGTGTTCCAGTGACAAAGACCAACCTTCCAAACCAGTTGCCAGGGGAGAGTGGCGATGAGGCTTTGAGTGCCTATAGCATAGAGGAGCATAAGCGACACACACTCTTCTGTGGAACTAATGTCATCCAGACACGTTTTTACACTGGTGAACTGGTCAAAGCTGTAGTAGTCCGCACAG GCTTCAGCACAGCCAAAGGCCAGTTGGTACGCTCCATCCTATACCCCAAACCTACAGACTTCAAGCTGTACCGTGATGCCTACCTTTTTCTGTTGTGTCTGGTGGGCGTGGCTGGGATTGGCTTTGTCTACTCCATCGCCCTTAGCATCATGAACAAG GTGCCAGCCAAGACCATCATCATCGAATCCCTGGACATTATTACCATCACGGTTCCCCCGGCGCTGCCCGCAGCCATGACAACTGGTATTATGTATGCCCAACAACGCCTTAAAAAAATTGGCATTTTTTGCATCAGCCCTCAAAGGATTAATATTTGTGGGCAGATCAATCTGTTCTGCTTTGACAAG ACAGGAACTCTTACGGAAGACGGTTTAGACTTATGGGGAGTCCAAAGAGTAGAGAATGGAAG TTTCCTGCAATCAGATGAAAAAGCCTCCAAGGAAAATCTAGTAAAGTCCCAGTTTGTTGCCTGCATGGCCACATGCCATTCTCTTACCAAAATAGAGGGCCAGTTGTCTGGAGATCCACTGGACCTCAAAATGTTTGAGGCTACTGGTTGG ATCCTGGAGGAAGCCACTGAGGAAGAAACGGCTCTCCACAATCGCATCATGCCGACTGTGGTTAGACCCACAAAGCAGCTGTTGCCCTCACAGCCACCATTAGCAGAGCAGGACATG GAACTTTATGACCTGCct TCTCAATATGAGATAGGTATTGTGCGGCAGTTTCCATTTTCCTCTGCGCTCCAGAGGATGAGTGTGGTTGCTCGCCTGTTAGGGGAGAAACGTATGGATTCCTACATGAAGGGAGCACCAGAGGTGGTGGCTCGCCACTGCAAGACCGAAACAG TGCCAGATAATTTTGCAGAGGTCTTGGAGGGTTACACCAAGCAAGGCTTCCGAGTAATAGCTTTGGCTCATCGTCGTCTTGAATCTAAACTCACGTGGCACAAGGTCCAGAATGTAAACAG AGATCACATCGAGACAAACATGGAGTTCCTGGGTTTAATAATCATGCAGAATAAGTTGAAAACCGAAACGCCGGCAGTTCTGCAAGATCTCCACAGAGCCAACATTCGTACTGTCATGGTTACGG GCGATAACATGCTGACAGCCATCTCTGTGGCTCGGGACTGTGGAATGATCCTTCCACAGGACACGGTCATTATTTCAGAAGCAATCCCTCCACATGATGGACAGACTGCCAGGATCACATGGAGGTGTGCAGACAAGCCAAGTATGGCAGCACATCTTGAG GATGTGAGCATCAGCCTGGATGATGTAAATGAGCCCAAACAACAAGAGCGTTACCATTTTGCCATGAACGGAAAGTCATTTGCAATCATCTCGGAGCATTTCCCAGACATGCTTCCAAAG TTGGTGCTACATGGAACAGTGTTTGCCAGAATGGCCCCGGATCAGAAAACCCAACTCATTGAGGCATTACAGGATGTGGA ATACTTTGTGGGAATGTGTGGAGATGGAGCAAACGACTGTGGA gCGTTGAAAAGGGCTCATAGTGGCATCTCTTTGTCAGAGCTCGAAGCTTCTGTGGCCTCTCCATTCACCTCCAGAACGCCTAATATCTCATGTGTCCCAAGCCTCATCAG GGAAGGCCGTGCTGCCCTCATCACCTCCTTTTGTGTATTCAAGTTCATGGCCCTTTACAGCATCATCCAATACATTAGTGTCACTCTCCTCTACTCC ATTCTCAGTAACCTTGGAGATTTCCAGTTCCTTTTCATCGATATAGCCATCATCCTTGTCGTTGTCTTCACCA TGAGTCTGAACCCGGCATGGAAAGAACTAGTTGCACATCCTCCTCCATCGGGCCTGATCTCAGCGCCTCTGCTCTTATCTGTGCTAAGCCAGATACTCATCTGCTTTGGCTTCCAGATGGTTACTTTTTTTTGGGTCCAAATCCAGCCTTGGTACACCACCTGGACACCGCTTTCAGA TGCCTGCAACGCGTCTTCACACACAAATATGTCCAACCTCAATGAAACCGAAGTCGATGACCACAACATCCAAAATTATGAGAACACCAGCCTTTTCTATGTTTCCTGCTTCCAGTACCTTTTGGTTGCCATTGTCTTCTCAAAGGGCAAACCTTTTAGGCAACCAAGCTACAAGAATT GGCGTTTTGTCGTGACTGCTTTGATTTTGTACACTTTCCTCCTCACCAACATGTTCTACCCTGTTGAAGCCATAGATGAATTTCTACAG ATTGTTTGTGTTCCTCGTGATTGGATACTAAAACTCGTGCTTGTCATCGTGGCCAACGCTGTCGTGTCAGTTGTGGTAGAG